A region of Myxococcus stipitatus DSM 14675 DNA encodes the following proteins:
- a CDS encoding sulfite exporter TauE/SafE family protein, translating to MSIDVPALLASLVPTPTLLTAAVGALTVGLTGSVHCFLMCGPLACASLPSIPGADRRRALLAYQGARLGAYALVGGLLGALGGGVARALAVSTRPYLPWLMIAALVASALDLGKRLPPLPGLARLARGLSRWSAKFSWTVRAGAMGAVTPLLPCGLLYGVFAVALASGSFAGGALVMGAFAVGGLPALFVAQLQWGLWSKRPRLSHFLLKRAMPLTAAVVLAVRAVETSGSCH from the coding sequence ATGTCCATCGACGTCCCCGCCCTACTCGCTTCACTGGTGCCCACGCCCACGCTGCTCACGGCGGCCGTGGGCGCACTCACCGTGGGGCTCACGGGCAGCGTGCACTGCTTCCTCATGTGTGGGCCGCTCGCGTGCGCCAGCCTCCCGTCGATACCCGGCGCCGACAGACGGCGGGCCCTGCTCGCCTATCAAGGCGCGCGGCTGGGCGCGTATGCACTCGTGGGGGGCCTGCTGGGCGCGCTGGGCGGTGGCGTCGCACGCGCGCTCGCTGTCTCCACGCGGCCCTATCTCCCCTGGTTGATGATCGCCGCACTCGTGGCATCGGCCCTGGACCTGGGAAAGCGCCTGCCTCCCCTCCCGGGGCTCGCGCGGCTGGCTCGCGGGCTGTCGCGGTGGAGCGCAAAGTTTTCGTGGACGGTTCGCGCGGGCGCAATGGGTGCGGTGACGCCCCTGCTCCCCTGCGGTCTGCTCTACGGCGTGTTCGCCGTGGCGCTCGCCAGTGGCTCGTTCGCGGGGGGCGCGCTGGTGATGGGAGCGTTCGCCGTGGGCGGGCTCCCCGCGCTGTTCGTCGCTCAGCTCCAGTGGGGCTTGTGGAGCAAGCGGCCTCGCCTCTCGCACTTCCTCCTGAAGCGGGCCATGCCCCTGACAGCGGCCGTCGTGCTCGCCGTCCGCGCGGTGGAGACATCAGGGTCGTGCCACTGA
- a CDS encoding YciI family protein, whose translation MTMRFMLLLKASRDTESELWPSEALVREMDRYNDELVRAGVLLDAAGLHPSASGARIDFSQGKRTVTHGPFSETQQLIAGFWMIQVRSLEEALEWGRRWLHPQGGSDSQIELRQVFEPRDALVAEEAPLVQDLWLQAGRSRS comes from the coding sequence ATGACGATGCGATTCATGCTGCTGCTGAAGGCCAGCCGGGACACCGAATCAGAGCTGTGGCCGAGCGAGGCCCTCGTCAGGGAGATGGACCGCTACAATGACGAGCTGGTGCGAGCAGGCGTGCTCCTGGATGCGGCGGGCCTTCACCCCAGCGCGTCCGGTGCACGCATCGATTTCTCACAAGGCAAGCGCACGGTGACACACGGGCCGTTCTCGGAAACGCAGCAACTGATTGCTGGATTCTGGATGATTCAGGTGCGCTCCTTGGAGGAGGCGCTGGAGTGGGGGCGGCGCTGGCTGCACCCGCAAGGGGGCTCCGACTCCCAGATCGAGCTGCGCCAGGTGTTCGAGCCGAGGGATGCGCTGGTGGCGGAGGAAGCGCCCCTGGTGCAGGACTTGTGGTTGCAGGCGGGTCGCTCGCGCTCGTGA
- a CDS encoding SRPBCC family protein translates to MAKRIGSAVVVLIAGLIVFIATRPDSFHISRTRPIQASPEVVHGLINNFSKWPQWSPYEKVDPNMERTYEGAEEGVGAGYAWKGNKNIGAGRMTIVDSKPGERITIRLEFIEPFAAVNQAEFVLAASGNTTQVTWSMSGPNTFMGKAMMGFGFMESFVGTQLEKGLEDLDTVAREEARKATQSAQAERNRLAPAH, encoded by the coding sequence ATGGCCAAGCGCATTGGTTCCGCTGTCGTCGTGCTCATCGCCGGCTTGATTGTCTTCATCGCCACGCGCCCTGATTCGTTCCACATCTCCCGCACGCGGCCCATCCAGGCCTCGCCGGAAGTCGTGCACGGACTCATCAACAACTTCTCGAAGTGGCCCCAGTGGTCGCCGTACGAGAAGGTCGACCCCAACATGGAGCGCACCTATGAAGGCGCCGAGGAGGGCGTGGGCGCGGGCTACGCGTGGAAGGGGAACAAGAACATCGGCGCGGGCCGGATGACCATCGTCGACAGCAAGCCCGGCGAGCGCATCACCATCCGCCTCGAGTTCATCGAGCCCTTCGCCGCCGTGAACCAGGCCGAGTTCGTCCTCGCCGCGAGCGGCAACACCACCCAGGTCACCTGGAGCATGTCGGGGCCGAACACCTTCATGGGGAAGGCCATGATGGGCTTCGGCTTCATGGAGTCCTTCGTGGGCACGCAGTTGGAGAAGGGCCTGGAGGACCTGGACACGGTCGCGCGCGAGGAGGCCCGCAAGGCCACCCAGTCCGCGCAGGCGGAGCGCAACCGCCTCGCGCCCGCGCACTGA